A portion of the Stigmatella aurantiaca DW4/3-1 genome contains these proteins:
- a CDS encoding DEAD/DEAH box helicase, whose translation MKAAEATGGVPATLRVKSTSGPLQSLPAREQEVTLVRSGDQTLLRYADVVCAVEGVTPPDTTQLIDVMTSGFPVVAYVAQATVKAIVLETRRFTEERRETAPMQIGLDDKVMDDVRRGHKVGGTALDVSAWLEDRLLLPPAPGEPPELRRFLYSGNVDAFRIYGLKVAADVQRRDNKLRIERVVKGGRNNQQRLMLLYAPVSIVDATLAAELHGAVRTTLSEAVAGSDSYLRTWQEYQKLERESVLRRARTLGAIEYQNSERRRDGGWRFHLTPSEDLAARLALLGDSERFELEAGDHAPAFDEDSSAVPPPTKKSGPKVQRLSAPITNVNEHKRFIDLAPPDDDDEQPKPPKAGYLYLSTGGDEARLKRRERAEEALRTGRCPMPQLGLLMEGRPAPMARRSRISVDGPKLKPVIREVFGASGPTQRQREAIEHALNTPDVCLIQGPPGTGKTKVITAIERCLAVLADEGVELSHRILVCAAQHDAVENVAQRTEVFGLPTMKVGRRRRSADSSFDPAQAFVDERAEQLRARVRVPPEAERLSQARNIVLACVRTRSLPTEQANRIRDLVRVLYGLLPPDLRDKAIERASTLERPAGLGDPEETEKLVKAARGIRVDDAPFSDDGPVRACVALQRLEAVLTPDERAFLERCTAVEPETVPPWLADGRPLRDALIDRLTQSPPSVEPRLDDETQRVLLEILDAVDRRLSTTRAGDEAVLVSYLNDLESDPEGVRKTLEHYTVVLASTLQQAAGNEMRRVRGINEGQTTFESVIVDEAARANPLDLFIPLSMAKRRVVLVGDHRQLPHLLEPDVERQLAEGVEQGTVEKQTLDAVQASLFERMWVLLRALQQKDGIDRTVTLNAQYRMHPVLGAYVSREFYEVHDDGTIESPRAATDFVHDLPGYVKDGVPRVAAWLDVPADGRTGREVRGTSKSRPVEARAIAKEVRRLIEHDPKFTFGVIAFYSAQVDEIGRAMIETGLTEKANTERGWRVADEWLTTLNHEGKTVERLRIGTVDAFQGKEFDVVFLSVTRSNELPGQTDEEQRRKFGHLMLENRLCVAMSRQHRLLVAVGDLDFVRATDAKKPLRALRAFTDLCGGEHGIVR comes from the coding sequence ATGAAGGCCGCCGAAGCCACAGGAGGCGTCCCCGCGACGTTGCGTGTGAAGTCCACGAGCGGCCCGCTCCAATCGTTGCCCGCGCGCGAGCAAGAGGTCACGCTGGTGCGCTCGGGAGATCAGACCCTCCTACGCTACGCAGACGTGGTTTGCGCCGTCGAGGGCGTGACACCGCCCGACACCACCCAGCTCATCGACGTGATGACGAGTGGATTCCCCGTCGTCGCCTACGTCGCGCAAGCGACCGTCAAGGCGATCGTCCTGGAGACACGGCGCTTCACCGAAGAGCGTCGCGAGACGGCACCGATGCAGATCGGCCTCGACGACAAGGTCATGGACGACGTGCGGAGAGGCCACAAGGTAGGTGGCACCGCACTCGATGTCTCTGCCTGGCTGGAGGACCGGCTGCTGCTTCCTCCCGCCCCTGGCGAACCTCCAGAGCTTCGGCGCTTCTTGTACTCAGGGAACGTCGATGCCTTCCGCATCTACGGCCTCAAGGTCGCCGCCGACGTTCAGCGCCGCGACAACAAGCTGCGGATCGAGCGCGTCGTGAAAGGCGGCAGGAACAACCAGCAGCGCCTCATGCTGCTCTACGCGCCGGTCTCCATCGTGGACGCAACCCTCGCGGCCGAACTCCACGGAGCGGTGCGGACCACGCTCTCCGAGGCCGTAGCGGGCAGCGATAGCTATCTACGCACCTGGCAGGAGTACCAGAAGCTTGAGCGCGAAAGCGTCCTGCGGCGGGCTCGCACCCTCGGTGCGATCGAGTATCAGAACTCCGAGCGACGGCGGGATGGAGGATGGCGCTTCCACCTGACGCCTAGCGAGGATCTCGCAGCAAGACTCGCCTTGCTCGGTGACTCGGAGCGCTTCGAGCTCGAGGCTGGCGACCACGCGCCCGCGTTCGACGAGGACTCGTCTGCTGTACCACCGCCGACAAAGAAGTCAGGGCCGAAGGTGCAACGCCTCAGCGCACCGATCACCAACGTGAACGAGCACAAGCGGTTCATCGATCTGGCTCCCCCGGACGACGATGACGAGCAGCCCAAGCCCCCGAAGGCGGGGTACCTCTACCTGTCGACGGGCGGCGACGAAGCTCGGCTCAAACGACGCGAACGTGCCGAGGAGGCGCTGAGAACCGGCAGGTGTCCGATGCCGCAGCTCGGCCTGCTGATGGAAGGTCGTCCCGCGCCCATGGCTCGGCGGAGCCGCATCAGCGTGGACGGGCCGAAGCTCAAGCCGGTGATTCGCGAGGTGTTTGGGGCGAGCGGCCCGACCCAACGCCAACGTGAGGCCATCGAGCACGCTCTCAACACGCCCGACGTGTGCTTGATCCAGGGGCCGCCGGGGACCGGCAAGACCAAGGTCATCACCGCCATCGAGCGCTGCTTGGCCGTCCTCGCCGATGAAGGCGTTGAGCTCTCGCATCGCATCCTCGTCTGTGCCGCGCAGCACGATGCTGTGGAGAACGTCGCGCAGCGCACCGAGGTGTTCGGGCTGCCGACGATGAAGGTTGGTCGGCGGCGTCGCAGCGCTGACAGCTCCTTCGATCCGGCGCAGGCCTTCGTGGACGAGCGCGCGGAGCAACTTCGCGCTCGGGTGCGAGTTCCGCCCGAAGCAGAGCGACTCTCACAGGCGCGCAACATCGTGCTCGCCTGCGTTCGCACCCGCTCGCTGCCGACGGAGCAAGCGAACCGCATCCGCGACCTCGTGCGCGTGCTCTACGGGCTTCTCCCGCCCGATCTTCGCGACAAGGCGATCGAGCGTGCATCAACTCTTGAACGCCCTGCTGGACTCGGCGACCCGGAGGAGACCGAGAAGCTGGTCAAGGCTGCTCGGGGTATTCGTGTGGACGACGCCCCCTTCTCCGACGACGGCCCCGTGAGGGCGTGCGTTGCACTCCAGCGGCTCGAGGCTGTGCTCACGCCGGACGAGCGCGCCTTTCTCGAACGTTGTACCGCAGTGGAGCCCGAGACGGTACCCCCGTGGCTCGCCGACGGCAGGCCGTTGCGCGACGCGCTCATCGACCGGCTCACGCAGTCGCCACCTTCGGTGGAGCCGCGCCTCGACGACGAGACCCAGCGGGTGCTGCTTGAGATCCTTGACGCCGTCGACCGGCGTCTCTCAACGACGCGAGCGGGCGACGAAGCAGTGCTCGTCTCGTACCTGAACGATTTGGAGTCCGATCCCGAGGGGGTGCGAAAGACGCTCGAGCACTACACGGTGGTCCTCGCGTCAACGCTGCAGCAAGCCGCCGGCAACGAGATGCGCCGGGTCCGGGGGATCAACGAAGGCCAGACGACGTTCGAGTCGGTGATCGTCGACGAGGCCGCGCGCGCGAACCCGCTCGACCTGTTCATCCCCCTGAGCATGGCCAAACGCCGTGTTGTGCTCGTCGGCGACCACCGTCAGTTGCCGCACCTCCTTGAGCCCGACGTGGAGCGACAGCTCGCAGAGGGTGTGGAGCAGGGAACGGTCGAGAAGCAGACCCTCGACGCCGTCCAAGCCAGCCTGTTCGAGCGCATGTGGGTGCTGCTCCGGGCCCTGCAGCAGAAGGACGGGATCGACCGCACGGTGACGCTGAACGCGCAGTACCGGATGCACCCTGTCCTCGGCGCCTACGTCAGTCGCGAGTTCTATGAGGTCCACGACGATGGAACCATCGAGAGCCCGCGTGCGGCTACGGACTTTGTTCACGACCTGCCGGGCTACGTGAAGGACGGCGTTCCGCGCGTCGCCGCATGGCTTGATGTGCCCGCGGATGGCCGCACGGGCCGCGAGGTGCGTGGCACCAGCAAGAGCCGTCCCGTCGAAGCGCGGGCGATCGCCAAGGAGGTCCGGCGGCTCATCGAGCACGATCCGAAGTTCACCTTCGGCGTCATCGCGTTCTACAGCGCCCAGGTAGACGAGATCGGGCGTGCGATGATCGAGACCGGCCTGACCGAGAAGGCCAACACCGAGCGCGGATGGCGAGTCGCCGACGAGTGGTTGACCACCCTCAACCATGAGGGGAAAACGGTCGAGCGCCTGCGCATCGGCACCGTCGACGCTTTCCAGGGCAAGGAGTTCGATGTGGTGTTCTTGTCGGTCACTCGCAGCAACGAGCTTCCGGGACAGACCGACGAGGAGCAGCGCAGGAAGTTCGGCCACCTGATGCTGGAGAACCGTCTCTGCGTCGCGATGAGCCGACAGCACCGGCTGCTCGTCGCAGTGGGCGATCTAGACTTCGTTCGCGCCACCGACGCGAAGAAGCCACTGCGCGCCCTGCGCGCGTTCACCGACCTGTGCGGAGGCGAGCATGGCATCGTTCGATAG
- a CDS encoding protein kinase domain-containing protein, whose translation MTPIQQVVDESGAVHTLAKKIGAGGQGEVWLAKGGRRIVKLLNPGADAEVLRRQFAFVRRLDLAGLHVAKPIAVLKKPYVGYVAEFLGDMLPIKALIEAPSKDLVRWHIDTGSLRRRLRLLAHAGEALLGLHARGVVYADVSHNNVFISQPINAVEAWLIDLDNLSHESDPRRAIYTPGYGAPEVVAGTSGCTSLSDAWAFAVLAWHTLTLTHPLIGDLVNDGEPELEEEAFAGRLPWVGHSSDERNRCSTGLPADVVLARRLLELARRTFEEGVTDRKRRTSVSDWVERLHVAADQTVSCAGCGGTYFVTSSECPWCEEPRPPITPVRLTRWQPGKGLVEGATRLWQLPLTGEGIVLTRRVTEGQTGVAARAPHVELIPVQRGISVRAHSGCAAWVAPVGKAQDERHEVSGRGRIIPPNGWMVFFEDPDKPQRVAVIGRSA comes from the coding sequence ATGACCCCGATCCAACAAGTCGTCGACGAGTCCGGCGCTGTCCATACGCTCGCGAAGAAGATCGGCGCGGGCGGCCAGGGCGAGGTGTGGCTCGCCAAGGGGGGCCGTCGCATCGTGAAGCTGCTCAACCCCGGTGCCGACGCCGAGGTGCTGCGGCGCCAGTTCGCCTTCGTCCGTCGTCTCGACCTCGCCGGGCTGCACGTCGCAAAGCCCATCGCGGTGCTGAAGAAGCCGTACGTCGGCTACGTCGCCGAGTTCCTCGGTGACATGCTGCCGATCAAGGCGCTGATAGAGGCTCCCTCCAAGGACCTTGTGCGCTGGCACATCGACACGGGCAGCCTGCGTCGGCGGCTGCGCCTGCTGGCGCACGCCGGAGAAGCGCTGCTCGGACTGCACGCGCGCGGCGTCGTCTACGCCGACGTGTCGCACAACAACGTGTTCATCTCGCAGCCCATCAACGCCGTCGAGGCCTGGCTGATCGACCTCGACAACCTGAGCCACGAGTCAGATCCACGCCGCGCTATCTACACGCCGGGTTACGGCGCCCCCGAGGTGGTCGCCGGAACCAGCGGTTGCACGTCGCTCTCCGACGCGTGGGCGTTCGCCGTCCTCGCGTGGCACACGCTCACGCTGACCCACCCGCTTATTGGCGATCTCGTGAACGACGGCGAACCCGAACTCGAGGAAGAAGCCTTCGCTGGGCGCCTCCCGTGGGTCGGTCACTCCTCCGACGAGCGCAATCGCTGCTCGACGGGGTTACCCGCCGATGTCGTTCTCGCCAGACGACTCTTGGAACTCGCCCGGCGGACGTTCGAGGAGGGCGTGACCGATCGGAAGCGGCGAACCAGCGTCTCTGACTGGGTCGAGCGGCTGCACGTCGCCGCAGACCAGACGGTGAGTTGCGCCGGCTGCGGAGGCACTTACTTCGTCACGTCGTCGGAGTGCCCGTGGTGCGAGGAGCCGCGTCCGCCCATCACGCCGGTTCGACTCACTCGGTGGCAGCCCGGTAAGGGATTGGTCGAGGGCGCGACACGGCTCTGGCAGCTTCCGCTGACCGGCGAGGGCATAGTGCTCACGCGCCGGGTGACGGAGGGCCAGACCGGCGTCGCCGCGCGCGCACCTCACGTCGAGCTCATTCCAGTCCAACGCGGCATCTCCGTGCGCGCTCACTCAGGCTGCGCTGCGTGGGTAGCACCGGTCGGCAAGGCGCAGGACGAGCGCCACGAAGTTTCTGGGCGTGGGCGCATCATCCCTCCGAATGGCTGGATGGTGTTCTTCGAGGATCCCGACAAGCCCCAGCGCGTCGCTGTGATCGGGAGGTCGGCATGA
- a CDS encoding PP2C family serine/threonine-protein phosphatase yields the protein MATSVRGPGHMQEGLLCQDAWLAVAAPHASLAVVCDGMGSRPRSREGSRAAALAVRDAWRLWQRSPVGVVEDMIRIVEAAWRLRLGRVAADEASTTCLFYAEDGHGRAAQAQLGDGLIARRGADGAVVVHPSRSEGFGLTHALGTPHTLADWSFALVEPLAPQERLVLATDGVSEDLEPGRISDLATWVADELGALQHPARALARELRNWPVPHHRDDKTLLVMWKP from the coding sequence GTGGCCACAAGCGTTCGCGGCCCGGGACACATGCAGGAGGGGCTGCTGTGCCAGGATGCCTGGCTGGCGGTCGCAGCTCCCCACGCGAGCTTGGCGGTCGTCTGCGACGGCATGGGGAGCCGCCCCCGCTCGAGGGAGGGTTCCCGCGCCGCAGCGCTGGCGGTGCGCGACGCGTGGCGGCTCTGGCAGCGGTCCCCCGTGGGCGTCGTCGAGGACATGATTCGGATTGTCGAGGCCGCTTGGCGGCTTCGTCTCGGGCGTGTCGCAGCGGACGAAGCGTCGACCACCTGCCTGTTCTACGCCGAGGACGGACATGGTCGAGCTGCCCAAGCGCAGCTCGGCGACGGCCTTATCGCTCGGCGTGGGGCGGACGGTGCCGTCGTGGTCCACCCATCGCGCAGTGAGGGCTTCGGGCTCACCCATGCGCTCGGGACGCCGCACACCCTCGCGGACTGGTCCTTCGCGCTCGTCGAGCCCCTGGCCCCGCAAGAGCGGCTCGTGCTCGCCACCGACGGTGTGTCCGAGGATCTCGAACCCGGCCGCATCAGTGACTTGGCCACTTGGGTCGCAGACGAACTTGGCGCTCTTCAACACCCAGCTCGCGCGCTCGCGCGTGAGCTGCGCAACTGGCCCGTCCCGCACCATCGGGACGACAAGACCCTCCTCGTGATGTGGAAGCCATGA
- a CDS encoding vWA domain-containing protein yields MTMKNTNPTRNHTKPRGMDNVTHLTTSTEGQMSKLKEFTTQAARPLPVVVLADVSGSMGVDGKIQALNLAVREMIEAFQDESDLRAEVHVSVITFGGQSRVHLPLGRARDAAWTDLGANGGTPMGAAFDLARTMVEDRNAVPSRAYRPTIVLVSDGQPTDEWKQPLESLLKNERGGKAFRMALAIGADADHAVLQAFLADPEARVYRADEARQIRKFFQLVTMSVSARSRSANPNVAPSAGDPNGGWDL; encoded by the coding sequence ATGACGATGAAGAACACGAACCCGACCAGAAACCACACGAAACCCAGGGGGATGGATAATGTGACTCACCTCACCACCAGCACGGAGGGACAGATGAGCAAGCTTAAGGAGTTCACCACCCAGGCGGCGCGCCCGCTGCCGGTCGTGGTGCTCGCCGACGTGTCGGGCAGCATGGGCGTCGACGGCAAGATCCAGGCGCTCAACCTCGCTGTGCGCGAGATGATCGAAGCCTTCCAGGACGAGTCCGACCTCCGCGCCGAGGTCCACGTCTCCGTCATCACGTTCGGAGGCCAGTCGCGAGTCCACCTCCCGCTCGGCCGCGCCCGCGATGCCGCGTGGACCGACCTCGGCGCGAACGGCGGCACTCCGATGGGCGCCGCCTTCGATCTCGCCCGCACGATGGTGGAGGACCGCAACGCGGTGCCGAGCCGCGCGTACCGCCCGACCATCGTGCTCGTCTCCGACGGGCAGCCCACGGACGAGTGGAAGCAGCCGCTCGAGTCGCTCCTCAAGAACGAGCGCGGCGGCAAGGCGTTCCGCATGGCGCTCGCGATCGGCGCCGACGCCGACCACGCCGTCCTTCAGGCCTTCCTCGCCGATCCCGAGGCTCGCGTGTACCGCGCCGACGAAGCTCGCCAGATCCGCAAGTTCTTCCAACTCGTCACGATGAGCGTGTCGGCGCGTTCGCGCAGCGCGAACCCGAACGTCGCTCCGTCGGCGGGCGATCCGAACGGCGGCTGGGACCTGTAG
- a CDS encoding sigma 54-interacting transcriptional regulator, with the protein MTTTISVSWVSVNNDPYERAKDGSYLERDGEKTPGPTLEFLFNAASPIANRVKKHYVFVRRPRTPETGGRLVHPREADVADELVKAIEDRKGAPEVKLVWWDTGAPPTDHRELFLFTARALADIRRENPRADIVVNISPGTPAAQTVMLLALQARLAGDDVRAFHGTPRDKRRGPNDVVREVPWNLLAELAATPTEVDDAGTRPTEWSLNRARSPRLREVATLVNQYGGVPFPVLVMGARGTGKTEIARRLREGFREWTAQSLSKWDFHLNCAEFRGDANMLRSALFGHVKGAHSQALKDEAGLLEKAADDCVFLDEIHWMNPQAQGLLLVALQRNGSIRRIGGDKSIPAKFRLVAATNQPRNILREKLTPDFLDRVSDLVIELPELRDCREDLGDIWRSVVRRACEELVQRDPARAIGSGTGSGRVDDLVAEFQPHHAKVERAIGAMRLAGNFRDLEKLARRLLVGGLAKGRFLSLKDDLVRSELDRLRKEERIDAEQGAGPATSLVDELPTVARCEDYLREVRDAGTVLPGPAAVDEWERRLLIAAHAVGGSGAKAAALLGMNARTFNAKMEKWDAATTSTGKGRHRARSDFE; encoded by the coding sequence ATGACGACCACAATCTCCGTGTCATGGGTGTCGGTCAACAACGACCCCTACGAGCGCGCGAAGGACGGCAGCTACCTCGAACGCGATGGCGAGAAAACGCCGGGCCCTACGCTGGAGTTCCTCTTCAACGCCGCTTCACCCATCGCGAACCGCGTGAAGAAACACTACGTCTTCGTGCGGCGCCCGAGGACGCCCGAGACGGGCGGACGGCTCGTGCATCCGCGTGAGGCCGACGTCGCCGACGAGCTGGTCAAGGCGATCGAGGACCGGAAGGGCGCGCCGGAGGTGAAGCTCGTGTGGTGGGACACCGGCGCGCCGCCGACAGACCACCGCGAGCTCTTTCTCTTCACGGCCCGCGCGCTCGCCGACATTCGGCGCGAGAACCCGCGAGCCGACATCGTCGTGAACATCAGCCCCGGCACCCCGGCGGCTCAGACCGTGATGCTCCTCGCGCTTCAGGCGCGGTTGGCAGGCGACGACGTTCGGGCGTTCCACGGCACGCCTCGGGACAAGCGACGCGGGCCGAACGATGTCGTGCGAGAGGTGCCGTGGAACCTGCTCGCCGAGCTCGCGGCCACGCCCACCGAGGTCGACGACGCGGGCACAAGGCCCACCGAGTGGAGCCTCAATCGTGCGCGCTCTCCACGGCTGCGCGAGGTCGCCACCCTCGTGAACCAGTACGGCGGGGTTCCCTTCCCTGTGCTCGTAATGGGCGCGCGAGGGACCGGCAAGACCGAGATCGCGCGCAGGCTGCGTGAGGGGTTTCGCGAGTGGACGGCGCAGTCGCTGTCAAAGTGGGACTTCCACCTTAATTGCGCTGAGTTCCGAGGCGACGCGAACATGCTGCGGAGCGCGCTGTTCGGTCACGTGAAGGGGGCCCACAGCCAGGCGCTGAAGGACGAAGCTGGCCTCCTCGAGAAGGCGGCCGACGACTGCGTGTTCCTCGACGAGATCCACTGGATGAACCCGCAAGCGCAGGGCCTGCTGCTTGTCGCGCTTCAGCGGAACGGGAGCATCCGTCGTATCGGTGGCGACAAGTCGATCCCGGCGAAGTTCAGGCTCGTCGCAGCGACAAACCAGCCGCGCAACATCCTCCGCGAGAAGCTCACGCCGGACTTCCTCGACCGCGTCTCGGATCTCGTCATCGAGCTCCCCGAGCTGCGTGACTGCCGCGAGGATCTCGGCGATATCTGGAGGTCCGTCGTGCGCCGCGCGTGCGAAGAGCTGGTGCAGCGCGACCCGGCGCGCGCGATCGGCAGTGGCACTGGCTCTGGGCGTGTCGACGATCTCGTCGCCGAGTTCCAGCCCCATCACGCCAAGGTCGAGCGCGCGATCGGCGCGATGCGCCTTGCAGGCAACTTCCGAGATCTCGAGAAGCTCGCGCGGCGGCTCCTCGTTGGTGGGCTCGCGAAGGGGCGCTTCCTCTCGTTGAAGGACGATCTCGTGCGCTCGGAGTTAGACCGCCTCCGCAAGGAGGAGCGCATCGACGCGGAGCAGGGGGCGGGCCCTGCGACGTCGCTCGTCGACGAGTTGCCGACGGTGGCGCGCTGCGAGGACTACTTGCGCGAGGTTCGCGACGCTGGGACGGTGCTCCCCGGTCCGGCAGCGGTCGACGAATGGGAGCGTCGGCTTCTGATCGCGGCCCACGCGGTCGGCGGCAGCGGGGCGAAGGCTGCGGCGCTGCTCGGTATGAACGCGCGGACCTTCAACGCGAAGATGGAGAAGTGGGACGCGGCAACGACGTCAACCGGCAAGGGGCGGCATCGTGCGCGCTCGGACTTCGAATAG
- a CDS encoding DUF2924 domain-containing protein, translating into MAKKGTARAARQQLADVPQQLAALASMSVPELAEKYLEVYGEPTRSRNKGYLQKRLAFRIQELAEGGLSTRAVARIAELGDKLPERWRMRQVQESKPAAPPPPAAADGRDARLPAPGTVLTRVYKGTQHQVTVREGGFEYEGQLHRSLSSIAKQVTGTAWNGFRFFGLKHGGSKQKEVTP; encoded by the coding sequence ATGGCGAAGAAAGGGACGGCACGGGCCGCGCGCCAGCAGTTGGCGGACGTGCCGCAGCAACTGGCTGCGCTGGCCAGCATGTCGGTGCCGGAGCTGGCGGAGAAGTACCTGGAGGTGTACGGCGAGCCCACGCGCAGTCGGAACAAAGGCTACCTGCAGAAGCGCCTGGCCTTCCGGATTCAGGAACTGGCCGAAGGGGGCCTCTCCACGCGCGCCGTGGCACGCATTGCGGAACTGGGCGACAAGCTCCCCGAACGCTGGCGGATGCGGCAGGTGCAGGAGAGCAAGCCCGCAGCCCCGCCGCCTCCTGCGGCAGCGGACGGGCGCGACGCGCGCCTACCGGCGCCAGGTACGGTGCTGACGCGCGTGTACAAGGGCACGCAGCACCAGGTGACGGTGCGTGAGGGCGGCTTCGAATACGAGGGCCAGTTGCACCGCAGCCTCTCCAGCATCGCCAAACAGGTGACGGGGACGGCGTGGAATGGCTTCAGATTCTTCGGCCTCAAGCACGGCGGCTCGAAGCAGAAGGAGGTGACGCCGTGA
- a CDS encoding recombinase family protein: protein MKKSKSPPMDAKRCAVYTRKSTAVGLEMEFNSLDAQREACLAYAQRQPGWALVDERYDDGGFTGANMERPAFQRLLQDVDARRVDVVVVYKVDRLSRSLLDFAKVMERLNMAGASFVSVTQNFSTADAMGRLTLNMLMSFAEFEREMISERTRDKVAAARCKGKWTGGRAPLGYDVKDKRLVVNESEAVVVREAFELYLQHQQASTVARLLNEKGRRTKRYEARSGATREARAWTTQDVLRLLRSSLYAGFTPYGAEAHPGEHRAIVERSTFHQVQDMLEGRSPGLQYHGRNPDYVLRGLLRCGLCGEAMTPGSTRKGAREYRYYRCTTRDKRGKEACRAAPLPAPALEDFVVARLREVSVGGGLAGDVHARLTARLEEKHKALLAERAQLPKALARHAAEATKWVDSLSTLEGAAKRLVEEKLTAAEVEATGLKKRLAEVELALDAMKGEQLEAAWVAQALADLDAVWNALTATNRGRLLRALVGRVVVNEATGRVDVHLVHSGEAAATRREEVAA from the coding sequence ATGAAGAAGAGCAAGTCGCCACCCATGGACGCGAAGCGCTGCGCTGTATACACGCGCAAGTCCACCGCGGTAGGCCTGGAGATGGAATTCAACTCCCTGGACGCCCAGCGCGAGGCCTGTCTTGCCTATGCGCAGCGCCAGCCGGGCTGGGCGCTGGTGGACGAGCGGTACGACGACGGCGGCTTCACCGGCGCCAACATGGAGCGGCCCGCGTTTCAACGGCTGCTGCAGGACGTGGACGCGAGGCGGGTGGACGTGGTGGTGGTGTACAAGGTCGACCGTCTCTCCCGCAGCCTCCTTGACTTCGCGAAAGTCATGGAGCGCCTCAACATGGCGGGCGCCTCCTTTGTCTCGGTGACGCAGAACTTCAGCACGGCGGACGCCATGGGGCGTCTCACCCTCAACATGCTGATGTCCTTCGCCGAGTTCGAAAGGGAGATGATCTCCGAGCGGACGCGGGACAAGGTGGCCGCCGCGCGCTGCAAGGGGAAGTGGACGGGAGGGCGTGCGCCGTTGGGCTACGACGTGAAGGACAAGCGCCTCGTGGTGAATGAGTCCGAGGCGGTGGTGGTGCGGGAGGCCTTCGAGCTGTACCTCCAGCACCAGCAGGCCTCGACGGTGGCGCGCCTCCTCAACGAGAAGGGGCGAAGGACGAAGCGGTACGAGGCTCGGAGTGGTGCTACGCGCGAGGCCCGGGCTTGGACGACGCAGGACGTGCTGCGCCTCTTGAGGAGTTCCCTGTACGCGGGCTTCACGCCGTATGGCGCCGAGGCCCACCCGGGTGAGCACCGGGCCATTGTGGAAAGGAGCACCTTCCATCAGGTGCAGGACATGCTGGAGGGCCGCAGCCCAGGCCTCCAGTACCACGGGCGCAACCCCGACTACGTGCTGCGAGGCCTGTTGCGCTGCGGCCTCTGTGGCGAGGCGATGACGCCCGGTTCCACGCGCAAGGGGGCAAGGGAGTACCGGTACTACCGCTGCACCACCCGAGACAAGCGCGGGAAGGAAGCATGCCGGGCAGCCCCCCTACCGGCACCTGCCCTGGAGGACTTCGTCGTCGCCCGGCTGCGGGAAGTCTCGGTGGGCGGTGGCCTCGCCGGGGACGTACACGCCCGCCTCACGGCGCGCCTGGAAGAGAAGCACAAGGCCCTCCTCGCCGAGCGCGCACAGTTGCCGAAGGCCCTGGCCCGGCACGCCGCAGAGGCAACGAAGTGGGTGGACTCCCTCTCTACGCTGGAGGGCGCTGCCAAGCGCCTCGTGGAAGAAAAACTGACGGCTGCGGAAGTGGAGGCCACCGGCCTGAAGAAGCGGCTGGCGGAGGTAGAGCTCGCTCTGGACGCCATGAAGGGGGAGCAGTTGGAAGCGGCGTGGGTGGCCCAGGCCCTGGCGGACCTCGACGCGGTGTGGAACGCCCTCACGGCGACCAACCGGGGCCGTCTGCTGCGGGCCCTTGTCGGCCGGGTGGTGGTGAACGAGGCGACGGGCCGCGTCGACGTGCATCTTGTCCATTCCGGTGAGGCTGCTGCGACCAGGCGCGAGGAGGTGGCGGCGTGA
- a CDS encoding DUF2381 family protein, translating to MLLWGTAAPGEPAPGERIERTRTVTVARGLDEPLPEVRVAGDVPTLLLFPSPIQKKTLTFDESRIRVLDAGELSVIIQAVADLQEGERHEIGVFFADGRAPRRAAFVLVTDLTEVDIRIDVRRPELPAMPCPNEAQPRAPLPEDFVLLGYVGEEGVSATPIKDVDAPSQGLSAVVGYSYRGHGWGLVAVLINNHFSQPPWTPRQATFTGTRGPSLQARLVVEGEGMIGPGEQGRVLAVVDMPTLSADTFFTLELRGESGRTLKLPNIRFPKAMMEGGNDIESAEAAIWCHC from the coding sequence GTGCTCCTCTGGGGGACTGCGGCACCAGGTGAGCCCGCGCCTGGGGAGCGCATCGAGCGCACGCGGACTGTCACCGTCGCGAGAGGCCTCGACGAGCCGCTGCCCGAAGTACGTGTCGCGGGGGATGTGCCCACGCTGCTCCTCTTTCCCTCGCCGATTCAGAAGAAGACCCTCACCTTCGATGAGTCTCGGATCCGCGTACTGGACGCTGGGGAACTCTCGGTGATCATCCAAGCCGTGGCGGACCTTCAGGAAGGCGAACGCCACGAGATCGGGGTCTTCTTTGCCGATGGAAGGGCGCCGAGGCGGGCTGCTTTCGTGCTCGTCACCGACCTCACCGAAGTGGACATCCGGATCGACGTGAGGCGCCCCGAGCTGCCCGCCATGCCTTGCCCGAACGAAGCTCAGCCCCGGGCGCCACTGCCGGAGGATTTCGTGTTGCTCGGCTATGTGGGCGAGGAAGGTGTTTCGGCGACACCCATCAAAGATGTTGATGCTCCATCTCAGGGTCTTTCGGCAGTGGTGGGGTATTCTTATCGCGGCCATGGGTGGGGACTGGTAGCTGTGCTGATCAATAATCACTTCTCTCAGCCTCCATGGACACCGCGACAAGCAACGTTTACAGGAACACGAGGACCGTCGCTTCAAGCGCGGCTGGTGGTGGAGGGTGAAGGCATGATCGGTCCAGGAGAACAAGGGCGAGTGCTCGCCGTGGTGGACATGCCGACGTTGAGTGCGGACACGTTCTTCACGTTGGAGTTACGTGGAGAGAGCGGCCGCACTCTCAAGCTTCCGAACATACGGTTTCCGAAAGCGATGATGGAGGGGGGCAATGACATCGAATCTGCTGAGGCTGCCATCTGGTGCCATTGTTGA